Proteins from a single region of Thermotoga maritima MSB8:
- the atpD gene encoding F0F1 ATP synthase subunit beta gives MAKGSKGFIVSIMGPVVDVKFPEEELPDIYNALEVVNPQTGQKVVLEVEQLIGDGVVRTVAMDSTDGLTKGLEVVDTGAPITAPVGKEVLGRILNVIGEPVDEAGEIKAKERWPIHRPAPELVEQSTEIEILETGIKVIDLLAPFPKGGKIGFFGGAGVGKTVLVMELIRNIAIEHKGFSVFAGVGERTREGNELWLEMQESGVLGNTVLVFGQMNEPPGARFRVALTALTIAEYFRDVEGRDVLLFIDNIFRFVQAGSEVSALLGRMPSAVGYQPTLATDMGELQERITSTRRGSITSVQAIYVPADDITDPAPATTFAHLDATVVLSRRIAELGLYPAVDPLDSSSKILDPAIVGREHYEVARGVQEVLQRYKDLQDIIAILGVEELSPEDKLVVHRARRIQRFLSQPFHVAERFTGRPGRYVPIEETIRGFKEILDGKLDDVPEQAFLMAGNIDEVKERAKEMRS, from the coding sequence ATGGCAAAGGGTTCGAAAGGATTCATTGTGAGTATTATGGGACCTGTTGTGGACGTGAAATTTCCCGAAGAGGAACTCCCGGATATATACAACGCCCTCGAAGTTGTAAATCCCCAAACGGGGCAGAAGGTAGTGCTCGAGGTGGAGCAGCTCATCGGCGATGGAGTTGTTAGAACGGTGGCTATGGATTCAACAGACGGTTTAACCAAAGGTCTGGAAGTGGTAGATACAGGAGCTCCCATAACAGCACCTGTGGGGAAAGAAGTCCTTGGAAGGATCCTGAACGTGATAGGTGAACCTGTCGACGAAGCAGGAGAAATAAAAGCCAAAGAAAGATGGCCCATTCACAGACCAGCCCCTGAGCTTGTGGAACAATCCACAGAGATAGAAATCCTCGAGACCGGTATAAAGGTGATCGATCTTCTCGCTCCGTTCCCAAAGGGCGGAAAGATCGGTTTCTTCGGAGGAGCGGGCGTTGGAAAGACCGTGCTCGTTATGGAACTCATCAGAAACATCGCAATAGAACACAAGGGATTTTCAGTGTTCGCAGGTGTCGGGGAGAGAACAAGAGAAGGTAACGAACTCTGGCTCGAAATGCAGGAAAGCGGAGTTCTTGGAAACACCGTTCTCGTTTTTGGCCAGATGAACGAGCCCCCGGGAGCAAGGTTCAGAGTGGCTCTTACCGCCCTCACCATCGCTGAGTACTTCAGAGACGTAGAAGGAAGAGACGTTCTTCTCTTCATAGACAACATATTCAGGTTTGTCCAAGCTGGAAGTGAAGTCTCGGCACTTCTCGGAAGAATGCCGTCTGCTGTGGGATATCAGCCCACCCTCGCAACCGATATGGGAGAACTTCAGGAGAGAATCACTTCGACGAGGAGAGGTTCCATCACATCCGTTCAGGCCATATACGTTCCTGCGGACGACATAACCGACCCGGCACCGGCAACCACCTTCGCCCATCTTGATGCCACTGTGGTTCTGTCACGAAGAATAGCAGAACTTGGACTTTACCCGGCGGTTGATCCTCTCGACTCCTCCTCGAAAATTCTGGATCCAGCGATCGTTGGAAGAGAGCATTACGAAGTGGCAAGAGGTGTTCAGGAAGTTCTTCAGAGATACAAGGACCTTCAGGATATTATCGCCATACTCGGTGTGGAGGAACTCTCTCCGGAAGACAAACTTGTGGTTCACCGTGCCAGAAGAATTCAAAGGTTCCTCAGCCAGCCGTTCCACGTAGCAGAAAGGTTCACAGGTCGTCCTGGAAGATACGTACCCATTGAAGAAACAATTAGAGGATTCAAGGAGATTCTCGACGGAAAACTCGACGATGTACCTGAACAGGCGTTTCTCATGGCCGGAAACATCGACGAAGTTAAAGAAAGAGCAAAAGAAATGAGGAGTTGA
- the atpG gene encoding ATP synthase F1 subunit gamma yields the protein MLQIKRKINATQSLMKITRAMEMVARAKVRKIESEYQKFKPFYDEVKRLWALVPAESLDPIFFEEGNRDLIVVITSDMGLCGSFNSEILREAERVISESRDPHLILVGLKAINHFKDGKVLKMYDRFYEIPDFRNGSTIVEDILNFLDGKPARVRVIFSRFKNVLIQRPEVHELLPIKKEEKKREDFEYEPRLEQIAPLIFHYYLSATLMELMFQTKIGEYYARQNAMKNATDNAQEVIRELTLAYNKARQASITQELIEIVTGAEALKEIEK from the coding sequence ATGCTACAGATAAAGAGAAAGATAAACGCAACACAATCACTGATGAAGATCACGCGCGCTATGGAGATGGTAGCGCGCGCAAAGGTGAGAAAAATAGAGTCGGAGTATCAAAAATTCAAGCCCTTCTACGACGAAGTGAAAAGATTGTGGGCGCTGGTTCCAGCGGAATCTCTCGATCCGATCTTTTTTGAAGAAGGGAACAGAGACCTGATCGTGGTGATAACAAGCGATATGGGACTGTGTGGTTCCTTCAACAGTGAAATCTTGAGAGAGGCAGAAAGAGTGATCTCCGAATCCAGGGATCCACACCTCATACTCGTAGGTCTCAAAGCCATAAACCATTTCAAGGACGGAAAAGTGTTGAAAATGTACGACAGATTCTACGAAATACCCGACTTTAGAAACGGCTCTACGATCGTGGAAGATATTCTCAATTTTCTCGATGGGAAACCCGCGAGAGTCAGAGTGATTTTCAGCCGATTCAAAAACGTTCTTATACAGAGGCCAGAAGTGCACGAACTTCTTCCCATCAAAAAGGAAGAAAAAAAGAGAGAAGACTTCGAATACGAACCACGCCTAGAGCAAATTGCTCCGCTGATCTTTCATTACTATCTCTCGGCCACACTCATGGAACTCATGTTTCAGACGAAGATAGGAGAATACTACGCAAGACAGAACGCCATGAAGAACGCCACAGACAACGCCCAGGAAGTGATCAGGGAGCTGACACTGGCGTACAACAAAGCGCGTCAGGCTTCGATCACCCAGGAACTCATAGAGATCGTTACGGGAGCAGAAGCTCTGAAGGAAATAGAAAAATGA